ATCCACAGGGATTTCCAGCATCGTCATCCCGGCGTTCGAGGCGTGTTCGCCACTGCTAGCCGCCGGTGTCGAGCCTCCGTGGTTGTGGCCGGGCACGGGACCGCCGCCCTCGGGGTTCATCATGCTCGGCTTGGCCTGGATCTGCAGAGCGCTGTCGATCTTAAAGGCCCCGTGGGTGACGACGCGCTCGCCAGCGCCCAGACCGGAGACGACGATGTAATGATCCCCGGCCCGTGGCCCGAGAACGATCTCGCGCCCTTCGTAGGTCGGGCGCTCCGCACCCGGCTTCTCCACATAGACGACCGCACGCTTACCGGTGCGCAAAACCGCGGACGCGGGGACAATGACGGGCGGCGATTCCGCCTCATCAACGCTCCCCCCTACTCCCAGCCGCGCCTTAACCTCAGCGCGCACAAACATGCCCGGCTTCAGGCGTTCATCACCGTTGGGCACATTCAGGCGGACAGGGATCGTCCGGGTCTTACGATCTACCACCGGCTCGATGAATACGATTTCCCCATGGAAGGTCTCCCCCGGTACCGACTCCACGGTGAAAGTCACATCCTGCCCCTCACGCAGCCAGGGCAGGTCGGACTCATAGGCGTCCAGCGTGGCCCAAAGCTCGCTCAAATCGACAATCTTGAAAAGCGGCTCTCCAGTTTTGACGTAATCGCCTTCCTTAACATTTTTGGCAACGACCACGCCTCCGACCGGCGCTTTCAGTTCGAAGTGATCCCGAGCCTTTCCGCTTTCGATGATCTCATCAATCTGCTCGGGCAGCAGGTCCCAGAGCCGGAGTTTATCTCTGGCGACACGGGTCAGCGAACTGTCAGGGCCAGCACGGTAGGCGGTCAGAAGCTCACGCTGTGCGCTCAGCAGCTCAGGGCTATAAACCGTGGCCAAGCGATCGCCCGCCTTCACGCGGATGCCCGTATAATTAACGAACAGCTCATCGATGCGGGCAGGGAAACGGGCAGCGAGAGATTTCTCGCGGGTTTCGTCATAATCGAGCTTACCCACCAGCCGAATATCTGCCTCGGGAAAATCCTGGCGCACCAACGTCGTCTGAATATCCGCCAACGCCCGAGACGCCTCGCTCATGCTCAGAACCCGTGGGCCATCCTGCCCCCCGGCCTCTTCGACAAGCGGTATCAAATCCATGCCGCAGATGGGGCACTTACCCGGCTTTGTCTGCCGGATCTGAGGGTGCATCGAGCAGGTCCAGATGGTCGGCTTGGTGGCCTCGTCAGTCTTTTGCGTCGTCGTCGCATCAGAGGCAGACACCGTTGCGGTGGTATCCTCCGAGACGTAGTGCCCGATCCCAATACCCGCAAGGAGTGCTGCCGCCACGAGGGCGCCCGCTGTAAAAATCGTTTTCTTATTCATCGTTCTGTGTCACGTGAAAGGTTCCCAGGATTGGAAGATTCGCCAGGGCCTGGATGTTAACGCGCTGCTGCCAGGCATCCGAGGCGGCACGCCAGTAGAGCAGTTGCAGGTCGAGCAGCGAGCGCTCGCTGTCGATCAGGTCCAGTATCCCGAGCTGTCCGGTCTCATAGCCCGATCGGCTATTCTCAGCGGCCTGCTCGGCCAGCCCCAGTAAATCCTCTCCGTAGAGCTGCAGCCGGCGATTAGCATCCGCCAGACCAGACAGGCTCACGGTCAACTGCGTGCGCAGAGTGTTGAGCTGGTTGTCATATTCACTCTCGAAGGAGCGCTGGTTGGCCAGGGCCTCGGCCTTGGCGGCATCGTACTTACCGAACCAGATGGGGATGTTTACCGCGACGGTGAAGCCCCAAGGGTCCTGGCCCGCATCGGGTGTGTTCGGGTTGACCACGGGGTCGCCTGTCTGGATGTAGTTAAAGCCGAGGGTAATGTCGGGATAGCTTTCCAGGCGGGCGATCTCGCGTCGCGCCTCAGCACTGGTGATTTTACGCTCCAGCATTTGCAGGCCGGGGTTGTTAGCCTCCATCGCCACTGCCAGGGAGGGACCATCCGGAGTGATGATATCTGGAGCCTCCCACTGCGGCCAGGGCAGCACCTCTTCTCCGGGCAGGGCGAGCAACTCCCGCAGCCTGGCGGACTGTGAGACGCGCTGCTGCTGCAAGGATTGCAGCCGGTCATCCACTTTCCCGATCTCCACCTTCAGGCGCAGGAGCGCATTGATATCGCCACCTGCCCGGATCTTTTCTTCGATGATCGGCTCCAGCTTACTGAGCAGCTCAACATTCTCCTGCGTGAGCCGGATGGCCTCCTCGATGTAGCCGTATTCGTAGAATGCGACGGACACGCTACGGGCCAGCGTTAATTGCTGATTCTGGTAGGCGAACCAGAGCGCCTGGGCCTCGGCCGATGCGGCGCTTTCCCGGCTGCTCAGCTTACCGAACCACGGAATCTTCTGACTGAATGTAAATACGTTCTCCTGCGGGCCGGTGCGCGTCTGGACCGACTCGACGAAATGCGTCACCTGAAACATCGGATCCGGCAGAGCAGAGACCTGCGGGACGCGCTGCGTGGCGGCGTCATAGCGGCGAGAGAAGGCTTTCAACTGCGGGTTGGCGGCCATCGCCTGCGCCAGGTAGCTCTGCAGATCAGACACCGGCATGGGCAGGGATTCGGAAGCTTCAACGGCTGCCTGAAGCGACTGGCCTGCCCCCAGTACCGCCATGGCAAAACCAATGCCTGCTCTCAGCGTTTTTATAAATGGGCTTCGATTCATTTATGCCTACTTAAACGCAGGCATCGCCGTAAACCCTCAAAATATTCAGAGCAGATTGGCCAGTTTATCGCGCAGCCACTTTCTGGCCCGGTAGATGCGCGTTTCCACCGTCTTGCGGCTCGTCTTCAGGATCGCCGCGCACTCATCGTAGGCGTGCTCCTCCAAAACACAGTACACGAAGGGGAATTTCAGCTTCTCTGGTAAAGTGTGGATGGCGGTATTGATGCGACGGATCGCGTCCGAGGACTGTAGCTCCTCATGCGGATCAGCTCCCCCCGCATCGATAGACCCGAGCAGAGGGGTTACGCCTTGCCGATCATCGGAGGG
This genomic interval from Ruficoccus sp. ZRK36 contains the following:
- a CDS encoding efflux RND transporter periplasmic adaptor subunit, which encodes MNKKTIFTAGALVAAALLAGIGIGHYVSEDTTATVSASDATTTQKTDEATKPTIWTCSMHPQIRQTKPGKCPICGMDLIPLVEEAGGQDGPRVLSMSEASRALADIQTTLVRQDFPEADIRLVGKLDYDETREKSLAARFPARIDELFVNYTGIRVKAGDRLATVYSPELLSAQRELLTAYRAGPDSSLTRVARDKLRLWDLLPEQIDEIIESGKARDHFELKAPVGGVVVAKNVKEGDYVKTGEPLFKIVDLSELWATLDAYESDLPWLREGQDVTFTVESVPGETFHGEIVFIEPVVDRKTRTIPVRLNVPNGDERLKPGMFVRAEVKARLGVGGSVDEAESPPVIVPASAVLRTGKRAVVYVEKPGAERPTYEGREIVLGPRAGDHYIVVSGLGAGERVVTHGAFKIDSALQIQAKPSMMNPEGGGPVPGHNHGGSTPAASSGEHASNAGMTMLEIPVDKLPALLDPYLKMQTALAADDLSDAKEQAKAMMAITGHSGSLPALLHEMLAAKTLEAFRLPSFESLSNALIMAAKQHPDRLTQPLVVMHCPMANNNAGANWLQVSEPLQNPYYGPGMLGCGDVMETIGDETQDHSGHEQ
- a CDS encoding TolC family protein translates to MNRSPFIKTLRAGIGFAMAVLGAGQSLQAAVEASESLPMPVSDLQSYLAQAMAANPQLKAFSRRYDAATQRVPQVSALPDPMFQVTHFVESVQTRTGPQENVFTFSQKIPWFGKLSSRESAASAEAQALWFAYQNQQLTLARSVSVAFYEYGYIEEAIRLTQENVELLSKLEPIIEEKIRAGGDINALLRLKVEIGKVDDRLQSLQQQRVSQSARLRELLALPGEEVLPWPQWEAPDIITPDGPSLAVAMEANNPGLQMLERKITSAEARREIARLESYPDITLGFNYIQTGDPVVNPNTPDAGQDPWGFTVAVNIPIWFGKYDAAKAEALANQRSFESEYDNQLNTLRTQLTVSLSGLADANRRLQLYGEDLLGLAEQAAENSRSGYETGQLGILDLIDSERSLLDLQLLYWRAASDAWQQRVNIQALANLPILGTFHVTQNDE